The following is a genomic window from Thermodesulfovibrionales bacterium.
GTAGCAACAACTCGGGCATGCTGTGCTTTTGAGGATATCTTGATAATCGAACATCTTGAAACAAGAATGACCTCTGATATCTTTTTTACACTATGATATAGAATCTCAAAGACATCAAGTGTTGAGGTAACCTTTGCTGATATATCTATGATTGCCTTAAGAAGGTGTTTTTCAGTAGCAATGTTTATTGCCGAATTTATCTTATAGAGGAGGTCTTCCTTTCTATATGGAGGAAGGATATAGAAGGGTATATTGTATCTTGATATCCTTTTAAGTCCTGTTTTTATATCCTTCCCTATAATGCTCAGGAAGGAGCAACCATTTAATTTTTCCCTTGAAAGGACATTTAATAAACTGTCCTCAAGTATGATCAGCATGGGAGGTCTTGTTTTCAGGGCACAAACAAATGAATCCTTGTCATCAAAGAACTCAAGATAAGATTTGTTAAGTTGAAAGTCTGTTTCTACCTTAACCTCTTTCAGAGAGGACTTAAGGAAACTTTGCATTACCCTGTCTTTTACATAGGCATAAATCATTTTTATATATTATACATTGGAATTATTAATAATGGAAAGTGAATTTAAATTCAAATAAAATACTTGACAAAATCAGTAAACTATTTTTATCCTATATCATGCTCAGACTATCAACAAAAGGCCAGTACGGTGTGAGGGCAATGTATGAGATTGCGAGGGCCTATCCTGAACCAGTCACCATAAAAGAGATATCAGAAAAACAGGAGCTATCTATACCCTACTTGGAACAGATACTTAATAGACTCAAACACAGCGGACTTCTTATCTCCATTAAGGGTCCTGGAGGTGGTTATATCCTTAGCAGAAAACCAGAGGAGATAAATATCATCGATATATTAAAGGAACTCGAAGGG
Proteins encoded in this region:
- a CDS encoding Rrf2 family transcriptional regulator, with protein sequence MLRLSTKGQYGVRAMYEIARAYPEPVTIKEISEKQELSIPYLEQILNRLKHSGLLISIKGPGGGYILSRKPEEINIIDILKELEGPLALTSCLNPEEGCLRVEGCVTHLLWKRLGEQIEGFLRTISLKDLVGLGRELEEGLDAKAQICRKH